A section of the Dyella jiangningensis genome encodes:
- a CDS encoding SRPBCC family protein, whose product MSDAAVTADYRDIVVDEIFPHAPAALWKALTDGALIARWLMPPSGFEPVVGNRFTFTTKPAGEWDGVIRCEVLDVVPNERFVYSWKGGHESNEGYGSRLETVVTWLLTRVDQGTRLRLVHSGFVLPKNDTAYRNMSEGWTKVLERLDMLVGGQDVPPTRH is encoded by the coding sequence ATGAGCGACGCCGCCGTGACTGCGGACTACCGGGACATCGTGGTCGACGAGATCTTTCCGCACGCGCCCGCGGCGCTGTGGAAGGCGCTGACCGATGGGGCGTTGATCGCGCGCTGGCTGATGCCGCCCAGCGGGTTCGAGCCCGTCGTCGGCAATCGCTTCACCTTCACCACGAAACCGGCCGGTGAGTGGGACGGCGTGATCCGCTGCGAGGTACTCGACGTGGTGCCGAACGAGCGCTTCGTCTATTCGTGGAAAGGCGGCCACGAAAGCAATGAGGGTTACGGCTCGCGGCTGGAAACGGTCGTCACCTGGCTCCTGACCCGGGTGGACCAGGGCACGCGCCTGCGACTGGTCCATTCCGGCTTCGTGCTGCCGAAGAACGACACGGCTTATCGCAACATGAGCGAAGGCTGGACCAAGGTTTTGGAAAGGCTCGACATGCTCGTCGGCGGACAAGACGTTCCACCCACGCGTCATTGA
- a CDS encoding GFA family protein translates to MSDAYTGGCACGAVRYTIAAEPLFMNECHCRDCQQRSGTGHGSYLTFPDRKAVRVEGQASSWDIIADSGNVKTHAFCPRCGSPVYLTFAAMPDLFTIHAASLDDTKRYQPQAVTYAIRRPAWDMQHPSVPAFETMPPR, encoded by the coding sequence ATGAGTGACGCCTATACCGGCGGCTGCGCTTGCGGCGCCGTGCGCTACACCATCGCTGCGGAACCGTTGTTCATGAACGAATGCCATTGCCGCGACTGCCAGCAACGCAGCGGTACCGGGCATGGCTCCTATCTCACCTTTCCCGATCGCAAAGCGGTTCGCGTGGAAGGACAGGCGTCGTCATGGGACATCATCGCCGACAGCGGCAACGTCAAGACGCATGCGTTCTGCCCGCGTTGCGGCTCACCGGTGTATCTCACCTTCGCCGCGATGCCGGACCTGTTCACCATCCATGCGGCCAGCCTCGACGACACGAAGCGTTACCAGCCGCAGGCGGTGACGTATGCCATCCGGCGTCCGGCCTGGGACATGCAACATCCGTCCGTGCCGGCATTCGAAACGATGCCGCCGAGGTAA
- a CDS encoding 3-keto-disaccharide hydrolase → MKRPFAAALTLCALATSMAWAQSTAPAATAEPTDPKATEQWEPVPKIVTPGAQDSAPPSDAIALFDGHDLSQWEASKDHSPAHWNVHDGVMTVDKTTGNIQTKRHFRSYQLHLEWRVPKDITGEGQARGNSGVFLASTGPGDEGYEVQILDSWKNTTYVNGQAASIYKQAPPLANAMRPPGEWQTYDVVWTAPVFAADGTLKSPAYVTLFHNGVLVQNHTQLAGETFYIGKPRYKPYDAAPIKLQAHGDHSQPISFRNIWVRPLD, encoded by the coding sequence ATGAAACGACCATTCGCCGCCGCGCTGACGTTGTGCGCCCTCGCAACCTCCATGGCATGGGCGCAGTCCACCGCCCCAGCCGCGACTGCCGAGCCCACCGATCCCAAGGCCACCGAGCAGTGGGAGCCCGTTCCGAAGATCGTCACGCCGGGTGCGCAGGACAGCGCGCCACCGTCGGATGCCATCGCGCTGTTCGACGGCCACGACCTCAGCCAATGGGAAGCCTCCAAGGACCACTCGCCCGCGCACTGGAACGTGCACGACGGCGTGATGACGGTCGACAAGACCACCGGCAACATCCAGACCAAGCGGCACTTCAGGAGCTACCAGCTGCATCTGGAATGGCGCGTCCCCAAGGACATCACCGGCGAAGGCCAGGCGCGCGGCAACAGCGGCGTGTTCCTCGCATCGACCGGACCGGGCGATGAAGGTTACGAAGTCCAGATCCTGGATTCATGGAAGAACACGACCTACGTCAACGGCCAGGCCGCCAGCATCTACAAGCAGGCGCCGCCGCTGGCCAACGCGATGCGCCCGCCGGGCGAATGGCAGACCTACGACGTGGTCTGGACGGCGCCGGTATTCGCCGCGGATGGAACGCTGAAGTCGCCGGCCTACGTCACGCTGTTCCACAACGGCGTGCTGGTGCAGAACCACACCCAGCTCGCCGGCGAAACGTTCTACATCGGCAAGCCCAGGTACAAGCCGTACGACGCGGCGCCGATCAAGCTGCAGGCGCATGGCGATCACTCGCAGCCCATCAGCTTCCGCAATATCTGGGTGCGCCCGCTGGACTGA
- a CDS encoding efflux RND transporter permease subunit — protein sequence MNVSSESIDRMPVVRSVEAFDTRSGNLLERLVFNHRLIMVIACVIATAILGGLAVTRLSFNASFEKMIPSHHPYIRNYLDNAGELRGLGNSLRVVVENQDGSIFDPKYQDVLKKINDDLFLTPGVDRAWVKSLWTPSVRWTEVTEEGFRGGPVMPDGYDGSPQGTAQLKLNIARSGIVGRFVGNDFKSSMIFVPLLDRNPETGKPIDYRALSRSLDDIRARYEATPGVKVHLHVIGFAKLVGDLIDGLVKVMGFFGIAALIAIGVIFGYTRCLRSTALVILCSIVAVVWQLGLVAVLGFSLDPFSILVPFLIFAIGVSHGAQKMNGIMQDIGRGTHRLVAARYTFRRLFLAGVTALLADAVGFGVLMVIDIPVIKDLALTASIGVAVLIFTNLLLLPVLLSFTGVDPAAAERSLHAERSQLEGKGGRSAWQWLDRFTSRRWAVAVLGASAVLAVAGFMVSTHLKIGDLEPGAPELRANSRYNRDNAYITGNYSLSSDVFAVIVKTPPEGCLKYPTLVEADRLAWALRQVPGVQATTFLGDAVRQITAGSYEGSPKWLTIARNQDVLNYGAQQASVNNPDLFNNACSIMPVIAYLADHRAETLDRVVKAAASFAAAHGATDRQYLLAAGSAGIDAATNIVVREADHTMLFYVYGAVILLCFVTFRSWRAVVVAVVPLMLTSILCEALMVWLGIGVKVATLPVIALGVGIGVDYALYLLSIQLAQQRAGVPLVQAYRHAVQFTGKVVALVGVTLAAGVVTWAFSPIKFQGDMGILLTFMFLWNMVGALVLIPALSHFLLRDATWRAPAGSGPQHAA from the coding sequence ATGAATGTTTCGTCCGAGTCCATCGATCGCATGCCCGTGGTGCGATCCGTCGAGGCTTTCGACACGCGCTCCGGCAACCTGCTGGAGCGGCTGGTGTTCAATCACCGCCTCATCATGGTCATCGCCTGCGTGATCGCCACGGCGATCCTCGGGGGGCTGGCGGTGACGCGGCTGAGCTTCAACGCCAGCTTCGAGAAGATGATCCCGAGCCACCATCCCTACATCCGCAACTACCTCGACAACGCGGGCGAACTGCGCGGCCTGGGCAACTCGTTGCGCGTGGTGGTGGAAAACCAGGACGGCAGCATCTTCGACCCGAAGTACCAGGACGTCCTGAAGAAGATCAACGACGACCTGTTCCTCACGCCCGGCGTCGATCGCGCCTGGGTCAAGTCGTTGTGGACGCCCTCGGTGCGCTGGACCGAGGTGACGGAAGAGGGTTTCCGCGGTGGCCCGGTCATGCCGGACGGCTACGATGGTTCGCCGCAAGGCACGGCGCAGCTGAAGCTCAACATCGCGCGCTCGGGCATCGTCGGCCGCTTTGTCGGCAACGATTTCAAGTCGAGCATGATCTTCGTGCCGCTGCTCGACAGGAATCCGGAAACCGGCAAGCCCATCGACTATCGCGCGTTGTCGCGGTCGCTGGATGACATTCGTGCGCGTTACGAGGCCACGCCGGGCGTGAAGGTGCATCTCCACGTGATCGGCTTTGCCAAGCTGGTCGGCGACCTGATCGACGGCCTGGTCAAGGTGATGGGCTTCTTCGGCATCGCCGCCTTGATCGCCATCGGGGTGATCTTTGGCTACACGCGCTGCCTGCGCAGCACCGCGCTGGTCATACTGTGTTCCATCGTGGCCGTGGTCTGGCAGCTCGGGCTGGTTGCGGTGCTGGGTTTTTCGCTCGATCCGTTCTCGATCCTCGTGCCGTTCCTGATCTTCGCGATCGGTGTCTCGCATGGCGCGCAGAAGATGAACGGCATCATGCAGGACATCGGCCGCGGCACGCATCGGCTGGTCGCGGCGCGCTACACGTTCCGTCGCCTGTTCCTGGCCGGCGTCACCGCATTGCTGGCGGACGCCGTGGGCTTTGGCGTGCTGATGGTGATCGATATCCCGGTGATCAAGGACCTCGCGCTCACCGCGAGCATCGGCGTCGCCGTGCTGATCTTCACCAACCTGCTGCTGTTGCCGGTGCTGCTGTCGTTCACGGGCGTCGACCCCGCCGCGGCGGAACGAAGCCTGCATGCCGAGCGTAGTCAGCTCGAAGGGAAGGGCGGCCGCTCGGCGTGGCAATGGCTGGATCGCTTCACCTCGCGTCGCTGGGCGGTGGCCGTGCTCGGCGCATCCGCGGTGCTTGCGGTCGCGGGTTTCATGGTCAGCACGCACCTGAAGATCGGCGACCTGGAACCGGGCGCGCCCGAGTTGCGCGCCAATTCGCGCTACAACCGCGACAACGCCTACATCACCGGCAACTACTCGCTGTCCAGTGATGTGTTCGCCGTCATCGTGAAGACACCGCCCGAAGGCTGCCTGAAATACCCGACCCTGGTCGAAGCCGACCGGCTGGCCTGGGCGTTGCGCCAGGTGCCGGGCGTGCAGGCCACCACCTTCCTGGGTGATGCGGTGCGCCAGATCACGGCCGGTTCGTATGAAGGGAGCCCGAAGTGGCTCACCATCGCGCGCAACCAGGACGTGCTCAATTACGGCGCGCAACAGGCCTCGGTGAACAACCCGGACCTGTTCAACAACGCCTGTTCGATCATGCCGGTGATCGCCTATCTCGCCGATCATCGCGCGGAAACGCTCGATCGCGTCGTCAAGGCGGCAGCTTCGTTCGCGGCCGCGCACGGCGCCACGGATCGCCAGTATCTGCTGGCCGCCGGCAGTGCGGGCATCGATGCGGCGACCAACATCGTGGTGCGCGAAGCCGACCACACCATGCTGTTCTACGTGTACGGCGCGGTGATCCTGCTTTGCTTCGTGACGTTCCGCTCGTGGCGCGCGGTGGTGGTGGCGGTGGTTCCGCTGATGCTGACCTCCATTCTGTGCGAAGCGCTGATGGTGTGGCTGGGCATCGGCGTGAAGGTGGCGACGCTGCCGGTCATTGCGTTGGGCGTGGGCATCGGCGTGGACTATGCGCTGTACCTGCTGTCGATCCAGCTCGCGCAGCAGCGCGCCGGCGTGCCGCTGGTGCAGGCGTATCGCCATGCCGTGCAGTTCACCGGCAAGGTGGTGGCGCTGGTGGGCGTCACGCTCGCCGCCGGCGTGGTGACCTGGGCGTTTTCGCCGATCAAGTTCCAGGGCGACATGGGCATCCTGCTCACCTTCATGTTCCTGTGGAACATGGTGGGCGCCCTGGTGCTGATCCCGGCCCTGTCGCACTTTCTGTTGCGCGACGCGACCTGGCGGGCTCCCGCAGGCAGCGGGCCACAACACGCGGCCTGA
- a CDS encoding ArsR/SmtB family transcription factor — MPEAVSLNDVMRALADPTRRSVYERIASAEEMSVADLTRGSGVSQSAVSQHLKSLKQAGLVVERPEGRNVYYRAQPDGLAPLADWMAGYGVFWRERFDALRALMKEIDP, encoded by the coding sequence ATGCCTGAAGCAGTCAGCCTCAACGACGTGATGCGCGCCCTCGCCGACCCCACGCGGCGGTCGGTCTACGAGCGGATTGCGAGTGCCGAGGAGATGTCGGTCGCCGACCTCACGCGTGGCAGTGGCGTCTCCCAGAGCGCCGTGTCGCAGCACCTGAAGTCGCTGAAACAGGCTGGCCTGGTCGTCGAGCGACCGGAAGGCCGCAACGTCTACTACCGCGCCCAGCCCGATGGACTGGCGCCGCTGGCCGACTGGATGGCCGGCTACGGCGTGTTCTGGCGTGAGCGCTTCGATGCCCTGCGTGCACTGATGAAGGAGATCGATCCATGA
- a CDS encoding LuxR C-terminal-related transcriptional regulator, with amino-acid sequence MAVTPGGAAPAIAELVLKTTPPRAPRYLLARPRLSLDDEQFRDRPFILVRAPAGFGKTSLLAQWRHEYLARGWAVAWISADGSPDPQRMLHSLVLAVRMGCGRPSFGATLIESASVAFGEYEGVTAWLSEVAQSSLSMVLMIDEAERLHASSQAALNYLLHNAPPNLRVVAAGRGEFDETAADLRAYGLCTSVGVEVLRFTLEETIGLVRNRIGSKADADTCARLHEMTEGWPLGLQLVLAAMERGSDLRSVVSAHAPDSRNPLVEALTAKLAPEDVAFLTRVAVVDQLHPDLCIALTRDDDAPQRLARLSRETPIFVVGEDSEWYRLHMLALDALRLRLAELPDAERAELHGRAQDWLAAHGMLTQAARHAREAGKEGVAVDLAQKGLYEAVIQGHMGTMREWLDVLPESVLDQHPQLRLAAAWSLAVSERHEEAERMVGLILSRPDVDLALRYECVLIASGAAYYADDPDRCVGMLAPWKDAEPGSEPKFQRMHVNRLAMMALLQGDPAEARRLCATGGADHAREPDYAARWREFIMGLSFAWEGQILLAEDGLRSALTSIDAKFGRRHPLSCMFAALLASIAYERDRLDEAVALLANRLDVLERVGAPEAILVGYRTVTRVAAAQGEEHRALDMLEASYAIGVARRLPRLCVASLGEQVRMHASRFRRETCSALIGRIDELVAAESPRRGPLWRRNVELVSAMAHAYGAMVSQDWPGVLESVSRAAPLAEQAKLGRFRIECMALRAFAMDRNGEDGRDLMVEAMSLAKTYGFMRIITDTHPVLTDWAYRVMEEASGESSVGTASPSRVIPPPMELRQGGPRVMPSMVLTPKEREVLEFLARNLSNKEIAQAMAVGEATVKWHLKNLFGKLGVGTRRHVVHRAQLLGLIQGME; translated from the coding sequence ATGGCCGTGACGCCGGGCGGGGCCGCTCCCGCCATCGCCGAACTCGTTCTGAAAACCACGCCGCCCCGCGCGCCGCGTTACCTGCTTGCGCGTCCACGACTGAGCCTGGACGACGAACAATTCCGCGATCGCCCGTTCATCTTGGTGCGGGCGCCGGCCGGATTCGGCAAGACCTCGCTGCTCGCGCAATGGCGCCACGAATACCTCGCGCGAGGCTGGGCAGTGGCGTGGATCTCCGCGGACGGCAGTCCCGATCCGCAGCGCATGCTGCACAGCCTCGTGCTGGCGGTGCGCATGGGCTGCGGCCGTCCTTCGTTCGGCGCGACCTTGATCGAGAGCGCCTCCGTGGCGTTCGGCGAGTACGAAGGCGTCACCGCGTGGCTGAGCGAGGTCGCGCAATCGTCGCTGTCGATGGTGCTGATGATCGACGAAGCCGAACGCCTGCATGCCAGCAGCCAGGCGGCGCTGAACTACCTGCTGCACAACGCGCCGCCGAACCTGCGCGTGGTTGCTGCCGGCCGCGGCGAATTCGACGAGACGGCCGCCGATCTGCGTGCGTATGGCTTGTGCACCTCAGTAGGCGTGGAGGTGCTGCGCTTCACCCTGGAAGAGACCATCGGCCTGGTGCGCAACCGCATCGGCAGCAAGGCCGACGCGGATACCTGCGCGCGCCTCCATGAAATGACCGAAGGCTGGCCGCTCGGCCTGCAGCTGGTGCTCGCTGCGATGGAGCGGGGCAGCGACCTGCGCAGCGTGGTGAGTGCGCACGCGCCCGATTCGCGCAACCCGCTGGTGGAAGCGCTGACGGCGAAACTGGCGCCGGAGGATGTGGCCTTCCTCACCCGCGTCGCCGTCGTCGATCAGCTGCATCCCGATCTTTGCATCGCGCTGACGCGTGATGACGACGCACCGCAACGACTGGCGCGACTGTCGCGCGAGACGCCGATCTTCGTGGTCGGCGAAGATTCCGAATGGTATCGCCTGCATATGCTCGCGCTGGATGCCTTGCGATTGCGCCTGGCCGAACTGCCCGATGCCGAGCGCGCCGAATTGCATGGCCGCGCGCAGGACTGGCTGGCCGCGCACGGCATGCTCACGCAGGCGGCGCGGCATGCGCGCGAGGCGGGCAAGGAAGGCGTGGCCGTCGATCTCGCGCAGAAAGGGCTGTACGAAGCGGTGATCCAGGGCCACATGGGCACGATGCGGGAATGGCTGGACGTGCTGCCCGAGTCCGTGCTCGACCAGCATCCGCAGTTGCGTCTCGCGGCCGCCTGGTCGCTGGCCGTGAGCGAGCGGCACGAAGAGGCCGAGCGCATGGTGGGTCTGATCCTTTCGCGCCCGGATGTCGATCTCGCCTTGCGCTACGAGTGCGTGCTGATCGCCAGCGGCGCAGCCTACTACGCGGATGATCCGGATCGCTGCGTCGGCATGCTGGCGCCGTGGAAGGATGCCGAGCCGGGCAGCGAACCCAAGTTCCAGCGCATGCACGTCAACCGGCTGGCGATGATGGCCTTGCTGCAGGGCGACCCTGCCGAAGCGCGGCGGCTGTGCGCCACTGGAGGTGCGGACCACGCGCGCGAGCCGGATTACGCGGCACGCTGGCGTGAATTCATCATGGGCCTGAGCTTCGCATGGGAAGGGCAGATCCTCCTGGCGGAAGATGGCCTGCGTTCGGCGCTCACCTCGATCGATGCCAAGTTCGGCCGTCGCCACCCGCTTTCGTGCATGTTCGCCGCATTGCTCGCCTCGATCGCCTACGAGCGCGATCGCCTGGACGAAGCGGTGGCCTTGCTCGCCAACCGCCTGGACGTGCTGGAGCGCGTCGGTGCGCCCGAAGCCATCCTCGTCGGCTACCGCACGGTAACGCGCGTCGCCGCGGCGCAGGGCGAAGAGCATCGCGCGCTGGACATGCTGGAAGCCTCGTATGCCATCGGCGTGGCACGGCGCCTGCCACGGCTGTGCGTAGCCAGCCTGGGTGAGCAGGTACGCATGCACGCGAGCCGTTTCCGTCGCGAAACCTGCAGCGCACTGATCGGCAGGATCGATGAGCTGGTGGCCGCCGAAAGTCCGCGTCGCGGGCCGCTGTGGCGACGCAACGTGGAGCTGGTGAGCGCCATGGCGCATGCCTACGGCGCCATGGTATCGCAGGACTGGCCCGGCGTGCTCGAATCGGTGTCGCGCGCCGCACCGCTGGCCGAGCAGGCAAAACTGGGACGCTTCCGCATCGAATGCATGGCGCTGCGCGCCTTTGCCATGGATCGCAATGGCGAGGACGGCCGCGACCTCATGGTCGAGGCCATGAGCCTGGCCAAGACGTATGGCTTCATGCGCATCATCACCGACACCCATCCCGTGCTCACCGACTGGGCCTATCGCGTGATGGAGGAGGCGAGCGGTGAATCCTCGGTGGGTACCGCGTCGCCATCACGCGTGATCCCGCCGCCGATGGAGCTGCGCCAGGGTGGCCCGCGCGTCATGCCCAGCATGGTGCTGACGCCCAAGGAGCGCGAGGTACTGGAGTTCCTTGCGCGCAACCTGTCGAACAAGGAAATCGCCCAGGCCATGGCCGTGGGCGAGGCCACCGTGAAATGGCATCTCAAGAACCTGTTCGGCAAGCTGGGCGTGGGCACGCGCCGGCACGTCGTTCACCGCGCGCAACTGCTCGGTCTCATCCAGGGCATGGAATAG
- a CDS encoding WD40/YVTN/BNR-like repeat-containing protein produces the protein MVRDRRYAGVSATGQGETGLGLLGHPMYTPFLRRALVALAFALPAIAVAGFADVLDTSAGVSALASKTLLNGLAVAGKRMVAVGQRGHIVTSDDNGASWQQAKVPVSSDLVAVSFPTPQQGWTVGHDGVVLHTADGGATWSLQLDGRRAGALMLEQLRARAGKGEPGDQDEAGKLVDEAGRIASQGVENPFLDVWFADARHGYIVGAFNLIFETTDGGQTWTSWFDRTENPQRLHLYAVRGIGADVYITGEQGLVLKLDRDAGRFRVVDTPYKGTYFGVVGDGASVVVYGLRGNAYRSIDAGAHWSAIDTGVQEGLTGGTRFGAHGLALVSQAGTVLVSRDGGEHFVTHRPAKPAPASAVAVAGDVIVTAGALGVNARPLH, from the coding sequence ATGGTTCGTGATCGCCGGTATGCCGGTGTGTCGGCGACGGGGCAGGGCGAAACCGGCCTTGGATTGTTGGGGCACCCGATGTACACGCCATTCCTCCGTCGCGCGCTGGTCGCGCTCGCCTTCGCGCTGCCGGCCATCGCTGTCGCGGGTTTTGCCGATGTGTTGGATACGTCCGCCGGCGTGAGTGCGTTGGCGTCGAAAACGCTGCTCAACGGACTGGCGGTGGCGGGCAAGCGAATGGTCGCGGTGGGGCAACGCGGGCACATCGTCACTTCCGACGACAACGGCGCCAGCTGGCAGCAGGCCAAGGTGCCGGTGTCCTCCGATCTGGTGGCGGTGAGTTTTCCCACGCCGCAGCAAGGTTGGACCGTGGGGCACGATGGCGTCGTGTTGCATACGGCCGACGGCGGTGCGACCTGGTCGCTGCAGCTGGATGGACGTCGTGCCGGTGCGCTGATGCTCGAACAGCTTCGCGCGCGCGCGGGCAAGGGCGAACCGGGCGACCAGGACGAAGCGGGCAAGCTGGTCGACGAAGCAGGCCGCATCGCCTCGCAGGGCGTCGAGAATCCCTTCCTCGACGTGTGGTTTGCCGATGCGCGCCACGGCTACATCGTCGGCGCCTTCAACCTGATCTTTGAAACCACCGACGGCGGCCAGACCTGGACGTCGTGGTTCGACCGCACCGAGAACCCGCAGCGCCTGCATCTTTACGCGGTACGCGGTATCGGTGCGGACGTCTATATCACCGGCGAGCAGGGCCTGGTGCTGAAGCTCGATCGCGATGCCGGTCGCTTCCGCGTGGTGGATACGCCTTACAAAGGCACCTATTTCGGCGTCGTCGGCGACGGCGCATCCGTCGTCGTGTACGGGCTGCGCGGCAACGCCTATCGCAGCATCGATGCTGGTGCGCACTGGAGCGCGATCGACACCGGCGTGCAGGAAGGCCTCACCGGTGGCACCCGCTTTGGCGCACACGGCCTCGCGCTGGTGAGCCAGGCCGGCACCGTGCTGGTCAGCCGCGATGGCGGCGAGCACTTCGTTACCCATCGTCCGGCCAAGCCGGCACCGGCATCGGCGGTGGCCGTCGCCGGCGACGTGATCGTGACCGCCGGTGCGCTTGGCGTGAACGCCAGGCCGCTGCACTGA
- a CDS encoding universal stress protein, with the protein MYRHLLVPLDDSDRAIETVNKAVNLARTLGARVSFLHVHDHHDAPIDGAAMPSGYAATHHERALALLTKAEAAARALGVPCDSVILEGPRPHEVILDTARKTGCDLIFMAPHSRKGARGEALGSQTVQVLTAGETPVLVSAAQDADVAHPMVDLIRGEHRALAAVLHAWLHLLNNTTPQDSTTVIELMRAMAHYIIKFPLALHRPSEHDYLFFVLRGRTAVVHAELDELERQHERERAMAETLGDEVEHYALGQATLGQLRDAVETYAHFMWEHMGRVEGVVLPAAQRYLSEVDWNEIQATATRPGSFRANAAAQAAYRQLFARIAHLAPP; encoded by the coding sequence ATGTACCGTCATCTGCTCGTTCCCCTCGATGACAGCGATCGCGCGATCGAAACGGTCAACAAGGCCGTGAATCTCGCGCGCACGCTCGGGGCACGGGTGAGCTTTCTGCACGTGCACGACCACCATGACGCGCCCATCGACGGCGCCGCCATGCCGAGCGGCTATGCGGCCACGCATCACGAGCGCGCCCTCGCACTGCTGACCAAGGCCGAAGCCGCTGCGCGCGCGCTTGGCGTGCCATGCGACTCGGTCATCCTCGAAGGGCCCCGGCCCCACGAAGTCATCCTCGATACCGCCCGCAAGACCGGCTGCGACCTCATCTTCATGGCGCCGCACAGCCGCAAGGGTGCACGCGGCGAAGCACTCGGTTCGCAGACCGTGCAGGTGCTGACCGCGGGCGAGACGCCGGTACTGGTGTCGGCGGCGCAAGACGCCGACGTCGCGCATCCGATGGTCGACCTGATCCGCGGCGAACATCGCGCGCTCGCCGCCGTACTGCACGCATGGCTGCATCTGTTGAACAACACCACGCCGCAGGATTCGACGACAGTCATCGAGCTGATGCGGGCGATGGCGCACTACATCATCAAGTTCCCTCTCGCACTGCACCGGCCCAGCGAACACGACTACCTGTTCTTCGTGCTGCGCGGACGCACCGCCGTGGTCCATGCCGAGCTGGATGAACTGGAGCGCCAGCACGAACGCGAACGCGCCATGGCCGAAACCCTGGGCGACGAGGTCGAGCATTACGCGCTGGGCCAGGCCACCCTGGGCCAGCTCCGCGATGCCGTCGAAACCTATGCGCATTTCATGTGGGAACACATGGGGCGTGTGGAAGGCGTGGTGCTGCCCGCCGCGCAACGCTACCTCTCGGAGGTCGACTGGAACGAAATCCAGGCCACGGCCACCCGCCCCGGCAGCTTCCGCGCCAATGCCGCCGCGCAGGCCGCCTATCGACAACTGTTTGCGCGCATTGCGCATCTTGCGCCGCCGTGA
- a CDS encoding DUF1329 domain-containing protein — MQFRKALIAGAVAVLISGVGHAGVSSDEAKKLGTTLTGVGADMAGSADGAIPAYSGGMTTAPAGFKAGSGIRPDPYAAEKPVLTIDAKNMDKYSANLTEGTKALMKKYPGYHIDVYPTHRSAAFPKFVVENTAKCAVEAKTDAGGRSMSGCHAGFPFPMPQTGFEAMWNHLVRFNGVAYDTKYRNYNVDASGHATLSTEGNAVEEYPYWDTSKPNADVFWQQRLTYTGPARRAGEAMQIVDPLNYSDKGRKAWQYLPGQRRVKVAPDLAFDTPNPGSGGASTFDDVFLFNGSMDRYDFKLVGKKEMYVPYNDYKMAYESKADDLLKPNFLNPADVRWEMHRVWVIEATLVAGKRHIYSKRTFYLDEDSWAAVASDAYDARGQLFRAGFAYITPAYDMPAPVADLHGIYDVIAGSYSLTGFSGETGGVRYTKPMSERDWAPESLAGSGIR, encoded by the coding sequence ATGCAATTCCGCAAAGCCCTGATAGCTGGGGCCGTAGCTGTCCTGATTTCCGGCGTGGGCCACGCCGGCGTTTCGTCCGACGAAGCGAAGAAGCTCGGCACCACGCTTACCGGCGTCGGAGCAGACATGGCCGGCAGCGCCGATGGCGCCATTCCCGCCTACAGCGGCGGCATGACCACGGCGCCCGCGGGATTCAAGGCTGGCAGCGGCATCCGGCCGGATCCGTATGCCGCCGAAAAGCCGGTGCTCACGATCGATGCCAAGAACATGGACAAGTACTCGGCCAACCTGACCGAGGGCACCAAGGCCCTGATGAAGAAATATCCGGGCTATCACATCGACGTCTATCCGACGCATCGTTCGGCGGCGTTCCCGAAGTTCGTCGTGGAAAACACCGCCAAGTGCGCGGTGGAAGCAAAGACCGATGCGGGCGGCCGTTCGATGAGCGGCTGCCACGCCGGCTTCCCGTTCCCGATGCCGCAGACCGGTTTTGAAGCGATGTGGAACCACCTGGTCCGTTTCAACGGCGTGGCGTACGACACCAAGTACCGCAACTACAACGTCGACGCATCGGGCCATGCAACGCTGTCCACCGAAGGCAACGCGGTCGAGGAATATCCCTATTGGGACACCAGCAAGCCGAACGCCGACGTGTTCTGGCAGCAGCGCCTGACCTACACCGGCCCGGCCCGTCGCGCGGGCGAGGCCATGCAGATCGTCGACCCGCTCAACTACAGCGACAAGGGCCGCAAGGCGTGGCAGTACCTGCCGGGCCAGCGCCGCGTGAAGGTCGCGCCGGATCTCGCCTTCGACACGCCCAACCCGGGTTCGGGCGGCGCGTCGACCTTCGATGACGTGTTCCTGTTCAACGGCTCGATGGATCGTTACGACTTCAAGCTGGTCGGCAAGAAGGAAATGTACGTTCCGTACAACGACTACAAGATGGCCTACGAGTCGAAGGCCGACGACCTGCTGAAGCCGAACTTCCTCAACCCGGCCGACGTGCGCTGGGAAATGCATCGCGTGTGGGTGATCGAGGCGACGCTGGTCGCCGGCAAGCGCCACATCTACAGCAAGCGCACGTTCTACCTCGACGAGGACAGCTGGGCGGCCGTGGCGTCCGATGCGTACGACGCGCGTGGCCAGCTGTTCCGCGCGGGTTTTGCCTACATCACGCCCGCCTATGACATGCCGGCGCCGGTGGCCGACCTGCATGGCATCTACGACGTCATCGCGGGCTCGTATTCGCTGACGGGCTTCTCCGGCGAGACGGGTGGCGTGCGATACACCAAGCCGATGTCGGAACGCGATTGGGCGCCGGAATCGCTGGCCGGTTCGGGCATTCGTTGA